CTAAGGAGAATTTCCGTTAATTCGGATAACCTTATAAAATCTTTTGAAGACATTGATTGCTGCTATGAGATCTTATAATAACACAGTAAATAGTAGAAAGGAGTTCAAATGTCTTGTTGGGTTTTTTATGCTACAGAACCCACTTTCATAGCAGTAGAATAACAAAAGTATTTTTATTTGCAAGTGAACTATATCATCAACTAATAATACAGATCAAAATGATAGAAAAAGAAAGTTTGGGTTTGAAAGGAAAGGGTATAAACGAGGTTTTTCTCAGCGAAAACAGAGATGAATTTGATAGTACTGTTAATGGTTATTATAGGCTGATTGGTGGTGAGAATGGCAATTATAATAAGGAAACCAGTAGGAGGCTACGGTCATTTGGTGAAGAATTGTTCAAAAAGAGATCATATGAGAAATTTACTGCTTTTAAGGCAGATCATGATGATATGATAATAGGAAATCATTTGAGATTATTCTCATTCTGTGAACATCATTTGCTTCCTTTTTTTGGAGAGGTTGCGATTGGATATATTCCA
This Candidatus Nitrosocosmicus oleophilus DNA region includes the following protein-coding sequences:
- the folE gene encoding GTP cyclohydrolase I — protein: MIEKESLGLKGKGINEVFLSENRDEFDSTVNGYYRLIGGENGNYNKETSRRLRSFGEELFKKRSYEKFTAFKADHDDMIIGNHLRLFSFCEHHLLPFFGEVAIGYIPNNKIFGLSKFQRLVDKVSSRPQLQERLTYQILEEIKNRLEPKGVGVVIKAIHTCVFARGTQSSSAEFTTSAVDGIFKENNNTKQEFFSIINSDGRLRL